Proteins encoded together in one Zerene cesonia ecotype Mississippi chromosome 22, Zerene_cesonia_1.1, whole genome shotgun sequence window:
- the LOC119835988 gene encoding heterogeneous nuclear ribonucleoprotein L isoform X5, with amino-acid sequence MTKTVGTTPGRVAARTDRGAIPTRYRQVSEEVQQPQQRSAPLLQSPQYTGGRPQPYNPSNATTQVPPRPCSEDSCSQHSQHSCDQSQNGLYDMDFGSGGPPPPGMMKDRHGPPPPHHPRDGRGYGPEGYGGEGFVPPPPMHHPPMPPQNQGGPPQQGAVMMVYGLDPSTANADRLFNLCCLYGNVVRIKFLKTKEGTAMVQMGDAVSVERCVQNLNNVTVGDYTLTLAFSKQAYLSEVMNPYPLPDKSPSFKDYVSNKNNRFLTPASIHKNRIQPPSKVVHFFNTPPDVSEEQLLGVFADYGVAPPHTISKFPLKSERSSSGLMEFQNISQSVMAIMACNHATIQHPGAKFPFVMKLCFSSSRQIGQGKGQGGGKSRDGSQGPGQGPDAGPRQGQNNGVEHDYY; translated from the exons GGAAGGGTCGCGGCGCGGACGGATCGCGGCGCGATACCGACACGATACCGTCAAG TGTCAGAGGAGGTACAACAGCCACAGCAAAGAAGCGCGCCACTCTTGCAGTCGCCGCAGTACACCGGTGGTCGACCTCAGCCCTACA ATCCATCAAATGCCACAACGCAAGTGCCACCAAGACCGTGCAGCGAGGATTCCTGCAGTCAACACAGTCAGCATTCGTGCGACCAATCACAGAACGGTTTGTATG ATATGGACTTTGGTAGCGGAGGGCCACCTCCCCCGGGAATGATGAAGGACAGGCATGGACCGCCTCCACCCCACCACCCG CGTGACGGTCGCGGCTACGGACCGGAGGGCTATGGCGGCGAGGGTTTCGTCCCTCCGCCGCCGATGCATCATCCGCCGATGCCGCCGCAAAATCAG GGCGGGCCCCCGCAGCAGGGTGCCGTGATGATGGTGTACGGGCTCGACCCGAGCACCGCGAACGCGGACCGGCTGTTCAACCTGTGCTGCCTCTACGGGAACGTTGTTAGG ATAAAGTTCTTGAAGACGAAAGAGGGTACAGCTATGGTGCAAATGGGCGACGCGGTGTCGGTGGAGCGGTGTGTGCAGAACCTGAACAACGTGACCGTCGGCGATTACACGCTGACGCTGGc tttctCAAAGCAGGCGTACCTCTCGGAAGTGATGAACCCGTACCCGCTGCCCGACAAGAGCCCGTCGTTCAAGGACTACGTCAGCAACAAGAACAACCGCTTCCTGACGCCGGCCTCCATACACAAGAATCGGATACAGCCGCCGTCCAAG GTGGTGCACTTCTTCAACACGCCGCCGGACGTGTCGGAGGAGCAGCTGCTGGGCGTGTTCGCGGACTACGGCGTGGCGCCGCCGCACACCATCTCCAAGTTCCCGCTCAAGAGCGAGAG ATCATCATCCGGCCTGATGGAGTTCCAGAACATCTCGCAATCGGTGATGGCCATCATGGCGTGCAACCACGCGACCATACAACATCCAG GCGCGAAATTCCCGTTCGTGATGAAGCTCTGCTTTTCGTCGTCGCGGCAGATCGGTCAGGGCAAGGGCCAGGGTGGGGGCAAGAGCCGCGACGGGAGCCAGGGCCCCGGACAGGGCCCCGACGCGGGCCCCAGGCAGGGTCAGAACAACGGCGTCGAGCACGACTACTA TTAA